The Halomonas sp. KG2 genome contains a region encoding:
- the glaH gene encoding glutarate dioxygenase GlaH, with translation MNAPATIPAQQHHGFTLGRSPQSDRLLQLSFPKETVKAFLDAVSEWPVQALEYKSFLRFRVAKILDDLCKNTLQPVLIETMVDRDTGAFLVTPEGLDQVEQADDMVIFATAVAHLMGRSNYDAMSGQYYARFVVKNVDNSDSYLRQPHRVMELHNDGTFVEQDTDYVLMMKVDEQNMQGGNSLLLHLDDWEGLDSFYSHPLARRNMRWTAPPSKNVDRDIYHPVFDVDTEGRPIMAYIDQFVQPKDFEEGNWLADLSDSLEGSQHQLSVPVATGSFLLINNHFWLHGRDRFTPHPDLRRELMRQRGYFTHAKTLRQPRQV, from the coding sequence AGCCACTATCCCCGCACAGCAGCATCATGGTTTCACCCTTGGCCGCTCACCGCAGTCGGACCGTTTACTGCAACTGAGCTTCCCTAAGGAAACAGTGAAAGCGTTTCTTGACGCCGTGTCGGAATGGCCGGTTCAGGCACTGGAATATAAGTCTTTCCTGCGTTTTCGAGTGGCCAAGATTCTTGATGACCTGTGTAAGAACACCCTTCAGCCGGTGTTGATTGAGACCATGGTGGATCGGGATACCGGGGCATTTCTGGTGACACCAGAGGGGCTGGATCAGGTTGAGCAAGCTGATGATATGGTGATATTTGCCACGGCAGTGGCTCACCTGATGGGGCGCTCTAACTACGACGCTATGAGCGGCCAGTACTATGCGCGTTTTGTGGTCAAGAACGTCGATAACTCAGACAGTTACCTACGTCAGCCACACCGCGTGATGGAGCTGCATAACGACGGTACGTTCGTGGAGCAGGACACCGACTACGTGTTGATGATGAAAGTTGACGAACAGAACATGCAAGGCGGCAACTCGTTACTGTTGCACCTTGATGACTGGGAAGGGTTAGACAGTTTCTACTCTCACCCACTGGCGCGTCGTAACATGCGCTGGACCGCGCCACCGAGCAAGAATGTTGATCGCGATATCTACCACCCCGTGTTCGATGTGGACACCGAGGGTCGCCCGATCATGGCCTACATTGACCAGTTCGTTCAGCCGAAGGACTTTGAAGAAGGCAATTGGCTAGCTGATCTGTCTGATTCGCTGGAAGGTAGCCAACATCAGCTATCGGTTCCGGTCGCTACTGGCAGCTTCCTTTTGATTAACAATCACTTCTGGCTACATGGGCGCGATCGCTTCACCCCGCACCCTGACCTGCGTCGTGAGTTGATGCGTCAGCGTGGCTATTTCACCCATGCCAAAACACTACGTCAGCCGCGTCAGGTATAA